From a region of the Orcinus orca chromosome 18, mOrcOrc1.1, whole genome shotgun sequence genome:
- the LOC101289125 gene encoding LOW QUALITY PROTEIN: MORF4 family-associated protein 1-like (The sequence of the model RefSeq protein was modified relative to this genomic sequence to represent the inferred CDS: inserted 1 base in 1 codon; substituted 1 base at 1 genomic stop codon), with protein MRPLDRDKVEAPAEVEVLGPXEDLEQFLLPVIRGVREDMVALPREXYLRTRSKLWKMDNMLMQIEMQVETSEEKALNHLQHPSGEADERVPELCRKVEEKAKEIAKMADLMVELVWQIEKSKSS; from the exons ATGCGCCCCTTGGACCGGGACAAGGTAGAAGCACCGGCGGAAGTGGAAGTTTTGGGGCCCTAGGAAGATTTGGAGCAGTTCCTGCTTCCAGTCATCCGTGGGGTGCGGGAGGATATGGTGGCTCTCCCACGAG TGTACCTGAGGACCAGGAGTAAGTTGTGGAAGATGGATAATATGCTCATGCAGATAGAAATGCAGGTGGAGACCTCGGAGGAGAAAGCCTTGAATCACCTTCAGCATCCCAGTGGGGAAGCTGATGAGAGAGTGCCAGAGTTGTGCCGGAAGGTGGAGGAGAAAGCCAAGGAGATTGCGAAGATGGCAGATTTGATGGTGGAGCTGGTTTGGCagatagagaaaagcaaatcgTCTTGA